A segment of the Bacillus pseudomycoides genome:
GGCTATTCGCCAACCCTTTCATCTACCTCTATCATACAAAAAGAAATGATCCTTACAAATAGGATCATTCCATTTTATCATATGCCTCGATAATCCGCTGCACAAGTGGATGTCTTACAACGTCAGATTGATCTAATTTAACAAACGAAAGCCCTGATACACCTGATAAAACGTGCGCAGCAACTGAAAGCCCTGATTTTACACCCTTCGGTAAGTCAACTTGCGATGGATCACCAGTAACAACCATTTTCGAACTAAAGCCGAGGCGAGTTAAAAACATTTTAATTTGAGCACCAGTTGTATTTTGAGCTTCATCTAAAATAACGAAAGAATCATCCAGCGTTCGCCCTCTCATATATGCAAGAGGTGCAATTTCAATCGTCCCTCTCTCCATCATACGCTGCGTATATTCTTGCCCAAGAATATCATGAAGCGCATCGTATAAAGGGCGTAAATAAGGATCTACTTTCTCTTTTAAATCCCCGGGTAAAAACCCTAAGCTCTCCCCTGCTTCTACAGCTGGTCTTGTTAAAATAATCTTTTTTACATACCCTTGTTTTAAGGCTCGCACAGCCATTACCACCGCTAAATACGTCTTCCCTGTACCTGCAGGCCCTATTCCAAATACAATATCGTTCTTCTTTAGCGCATGAATATACTGTCTTTGGCCCATTGTCTTCACACGAATTGATTTACCTTTTGCTGTTTTAAAAATTTCCTCTTCGTATAGCTCTTCAAAATGAGCTATTTTCCCTTGACGACCAAGCTGAATTGCGTATGCAACATCTCGTTCAGAGATTGATACACCTTTGCGAATAACAGCAAGTAATTGCTGTAAGATTTTTTCTACGAGCGCTACAGCTTCATCCGTTCCAGATACACGAACAGCTTCTCCCCTAGTTACAATTGATACACCAAGTTCTCTTTCAATTACTTTTAAATGAGCATCATTTACTCCAAAAAGAGCAATTGCTTCGTTGTGATTTTCCAATTGTTGGTTCATTTCTACTAATTGTTCTGCCATTACTCAGTCTCCTTGAATATCGGATTCAGATATTGGTTGTGGCTCTGCAATATTTTCAATCACTGTATAATGTAATGTGACTTTTAGATGCCCCACCTCAACCTCTTTACGCAAAATCTCATCACTTACAATCATAGCATGTTCATCCAATTTTTTCTTTAGTTCTTTTTCAGCCATTTCTTTTGCAACTTTCATTGCTTGCTTTTCAGTATATTCACGATTCGCCTCTTCTTCTTCTCGGACGATTTCTTTTTCATAAGCAATTGGTAATGTAAATCCAAACAATTTCACATCATGCTTCAAAATTTCAGTACGAGAGTGCTTATACTTATCATGTTGAAATCCCCATATTTTTATTTTAACACTTCCAAATCGCAGAAAATGTTCATTATAAGAATTTCCCGTATATACTTGAAATTGAGTCTTTAATGGAACGTTCACCTCAGATTTATACCATGTTTCTCCATATACAATTCCTTTAGCAGAAACAATTGTTGGATTATCTTCCTTTCCAAACATCCCCGACACAAGAAGTTGTCCCTTTTGCACATAATCGTTTTTCATTACAACTGGTTTCCCAGTTTCCACAAATGTTTTTTTAATTATCGCTTCTTTTTTGGCAATTAAATTTTGTGGTTTTCGCTCTTGCTCCTTCTCCGGCTCATTTTTTTCAACGATTTTAAAACGGTATGTTGTCCCCTTTATTTCTAGACCAGCCCACGTAATTGCATTAATATTATCTGTTAAATGGCGCTGAACATCCTCTACACTCGGCATTTGGAATTGCAACCTTCCCTTTTTAATCCCCATTTTGTCCAATTCTTTCATCAAAATATATTCCGTTTCCGGCTTTGCTCCTGTAATCTCAATTTTCCAGACCATATTGGATAAAGCAATCATGCCGAAAAAAAAGATAAGAAATCCAATTAGAAAGCCACTATTTTTGAGCAAACGCTTATTCCAAAACGGAAAACCGAAACGCCCAATAAAATATAGCTTGCATTCATTTTTTCGATAGATCGGTCTCAGTCGCTTTACATCGCGAAGCAACATACAAAATACTAATGTATCTTCTGTGATCTTCTTAACATCCCATACAAGCAAATTTCTGCGGACACACTCATTAATAAAGCGCTCCACTCCTCTACCTTCGATTCGAACTTTCACATATCCAACCCACCGTGTAAACCATTGATTCTTCATCGTCCGCCCCACTACCTTTCTCAAAAAGCACAGGTGTTACGTCACTATTCTAATCAGTGCTTTCCTCACCTTTTATCCTTCAAATAGCTCGTACGAAACGAAACATGAAGTGAAACTTCACTTATGGAAGTTTCACTTCATGTTTCTTTTTTCTCATTTTCTAAAAATGTTACTTGTTCAATGATTCCTTCAAGTAAAAGCTCTTCTGGAAGAATTGTTTTAATAACAAATGATTGCCCTTTGATTAATAATTGACCATGTTTTAATAACAACCGCACTTCTTTATCTGTAAATACTAATAACCCTCGATGATTTTCTATATAAATATGTACTTGCCCGACAAGGGTAATACGAGGTAGATCCATTAGCACATCCACTGGAAGGTCTATCTGCTTTGTTAGCCAATTTTTCATTTGTAATAATTTCTTCATCTCCAAGACCCCCTCTCATCCCATATGTATGAAAAAAGAGCTTGTAATATCACGTCCAAACAGAAAAAAGCATAAAAAAGCGTCTCATTTCTCATGAGACGCTTTTTTATGCTAATAGCTGTGTAACCAGCTTATTCACTTGTGATCCGTCTGCTTTACCTTTTACTTTCGGCATAACAGCACTCATCACCTTACCCATATCTGCTTTAGAAGCAGCACCAACATCAGCAATAACTTGTTTAATTACGTTCGCAAGCTCTTCCTCTGTTAATTGCTCTGGCAAATACGTGTTTAAAATCTGAATTTCACGTTGCAGTTTATCAACAAGGTCATCACGACCCGCTTTTTTAAATTCAAGGAGGGAGTCCTTATGCTGTTTTACTTCACGAGCTAAAACTGTTAATTCCTCTTCTTCAGTAAGAGTATGTTGCAGTTTAATACCTTCATTTTGCAAAGCAGCCTTAACCATACGAATGACGGTTAATTTTTCTTTTTGTTTATTCTTCATCGCTTGTTTCATATCATCGTTTAAACGACCGAGAAGACTCATAACTTACACCCTCTCTTAGAATTTACGCTTTCTTGCCGCTTCAGATTTCTTCTTACGTTTTACACTTGGTTTTTCATAAAACTCGCGCTTTCTTGCTTCAGCAAGTGTACCAGTTTTAGAAACCGATCTTTTAAAACGGCGAAGTGCATCCTCCAAAGACTCGTTTTTACGAACGACTGTTTTTGACATTCTCTT
Coding sequences within it:
- a CDS encoding PhoH family protein yields the protein MAEQLVEMNQQLENHNEAIALFGVNDAHLKVIERELGVSIVTRGEAVRVSGTDEAVALVEKILQQLLAVIRKGVSISERDVAYAIQLGRQGKIAHFEELYEEEIFKTAKGKSIRVKTMGQRQYIHALKKNDIVFGIGPAGTGKTYLAVVMAVRALKQGYVKKIILTRPAVEAGESLGFLPGDLKEKVDPYLRPLYDALHDILGQEYTQRMMERGTIEIAPLAYMRGRTLDDSFVILDEAQNTTGAQIKMFLTRLGFSSKMVVTGDPSQVDLPKGVKSGLSVAAHVLSGVSGLSFVKLDQSDVVRHPLVQRIIEAYDKME
- the yqfD gene encoding sporulation protein YqfD yields the protein MKNQWFTRWVGYVKVRIEGRGVERFINECVRRNLLVWDVKKITEDTLVFCMLLRDVKRLRPIYRKNECKLYFIGRFGFPFWNKRLLKNSGFLIGFLIFFFGMIALSNMVWKIEITGAKPETEYILMKELDKMGIKKGRLQFQMPSVEDVQRHLTDNINAITWAGLEIKGTTYRFKIVEKNEPEKEQERKPQNLIAKKEAIIKKTFVETGKPVVMKNDYVQKGQLLVSGMFGKEDNPTIVSAKGIVYGETWYKSEVNVPLKTQFQVYTGNSYNEHFLRFGSVKIKIWGFQHDKYKHSRTEILKHDVKLFGFTLPIAYEKEIVREEEEANREYTEKQAMKVAKEMAEKELKKKLDEHAMIVSDEILRKEVEVGHLKVTLHYTVIENIAEPQPISESDIQGD
- the yqfC gene encoding sporulation protein YqfC — translated: MKKLLQMKNWLTKQIDLPVDVLMDLPRITLVGQVHIYIENHRGLLVFTDKEVRLLLKHGQLLIKGQSFVIKTILPEELLLEGIIEQVTFLENEKKET
- a CDS encoding GatB/YqeY domain-containing protein; the protein is MSLLGRLNDDMKQAMKNKQKEKLTVIRMVKAALQNEGIKLQHTLTEEEELTVLAREVKQHKDSLLEFKKAGRDDLVDKLQREIQILNTYLPEQLTEEELANVIKQVIADVGAASKADMGKVMSAVMPKVKGKADGSQVNKLVTQLLA
- the rpsU gene encoding 30S ribosomal protein S21, whose amino-acid sequence is MSKTVVRKNESLEDALRRFKRSVSKTGTLAEARKREFYEKPSVKRKKKSEAARKRKF